One bacterium genomic window carries:
- a CDS encoding phosphoenolpyruvate carboxykinase domain-containing protein has protein sequence MEENYIKIFKKTLREEEFEKLKKIKSKKVLNFIGESILLCEPDDVFICSDTPDEIAHIKNMAIVSKEESAALLTPGHTFHFDGYYDQGRDREVTKFLVPEGDKLSSALNQIEREKGLNEVKNLLKGSMKGKTMIVRFLILGPANSVFTIPCVECTDSWYVAHSVDLLYRHGYKEICKIDENTDIFFTLHSAGELDENMTSKNYDKKRIYIDYTENTVYSVNTQYAGNSVGFKKLALRLAIRKAHKEGWLAEHFMIIGVYGPGGRKTYIAGVFPSACGKTSTAMLEGEKILSDDLAYVRNIDGICKAVNVECGIFGIIQGVNPVDDPLIYRTITSPNEIIFSNILVKDGKTWWLDMGCELPEEGINYSGKWYKGKKDEKGEEILPSHKNARYTISLRALSNCDEELENPEGVELGGIIFGGRDYRGYVPVQQSFNWAHGIIAYGVALETETTFAIVGQEGKYEINIMSIQDFVSIPLGQYIKNYLLFGEKLDKKPLVFGVNYFL, from the coding sequence AAAAATAAAAAGTAAAAAAGTTTTGAATTTTATAGGTGAAAGCATTTTATTGTGTGAACCTGATGATGTTTTTATATGCAGTGATACACCTGATGAGATAGCACATATAAAAAATATGGCTATTGTCAGCAAGGAAGAAAGTGCTGCTTTACTGACACCGGGACATACTTTTCACTTTGATGGTTATTATGACCAGGGAAGGGATAGAGAAGTCACAAAATTCCTTGTGCCAGAAGGTGATAAATTGAGTTCTGCATTAAACCAGATAGAAAGAGAAAAAGGGCTTAATGAAGTAAAGAATTTATTGAAAGGTTCAATGAAAGGTAAAACAATGATTGTCAGATTTCTTATTCTTGGACCTGCAAACTCAGTTTTTACAATACCCTGTGTTGAATGTACTGATAGTTGGTATGTTGCCCATTCTGTTGATTTGCTTTATAGACATGGATATAAAGAGATATGTAAGATAGATGAAAATACAGATATATTTTTTACTCTTCATTCAGCAGGAGAACTTGATGAAAATATGACAAGTAAAAATTATGATAAAAAAAGGATTTATATAGATTACACAGAAAACACAGTGTACAGTGTGAATACTCAGTATGCTGGAAATTCAGTTGGTTTCAAAAAACTTGCTTTACGACTTGCTATAAGAAAAGCACATAAGGAAGGATGGCTTGCTGAACATTTTATGATAATTGGTGTATATGGACCTGGGGGAAGAAAGACATATATTGCGGGTGTTTTTCCAAGTGCCTGTGGTAAAACATCAACTGCCATGCTTGAGGGAGAAAAAATTTTATCTGATGACCTTGCATATGTGAGAAATATAGATGGGATATGTAAAGCAGTAAATGTGGAATGTGGTATTTTCGGGATAATTCAGGGTGTTAATCCTGTTGATGACCCTTTGATATACAGAACAATAACTTCTCCAAATGAAATAATTTTTTCCAATATTTTGGTTAAAGATGGAAAAACATGGTGGCTTGATATGGGATGTGAATTACCAGAGGAAGGGATAAATTACTCAGGCAAGTGGTATAAAGGTAAAAAAGATGAAAAAGGAGAAGAGATTTTACCATCCCATAAAAATGCAAGATATACGATTTCTCTCAGGGCACTTTCTAACTGTGATGAAGAACTTGAAAATCCAGAAGGTGTTGAACTTGGAGGTATTATTTTTGGTGGAAGGGATTACAGAGGTTATGTTCCTGTCCAGCAGAGTTTTAACTGGGCTCATGGAATAATTGCATATGGAGTAGCACTTGAAACAGAAACAACTTTTGCAATAGTAGGACAGGAAGGTAAATATGAAATAAACATAATGAGTATTCAGGATTTTGTTTCAATTCCTCTTGGACAATATATTAAAAATTATCTTTTATTTGGAGAAAAACTTGATAAAAAACCTTTAGTTTTCGGTGTGAATTATTTTTTA